From the Natronococcus sp. AD-5 genome, one window contains:
- a CDS encoding transcription initiation factor IIB family protein, whose product MRANAIEQVLETLDTDVLDGGAYLQCRDVARHLMEIADEVPIGAGTPRLTVAAAAVYRADRVLGGEFLTMQQVADAVSAIVETSKDKINRYSAELREEYRERAKTDAPSVLRDRGRITVQ is encoded by the coding sequence ATGCGAGCAAACGCGATCGAACAGGTCCTCGAGACGCTCGACACGGACGTCCTCGATGGCGGGGCGTACCTCCAGTGCAGAGACGTCGCACGACACCTGATGGAGATCGCTGACGAGGTACCGATCGGTGCGGGCACGCCACGATTGACCGTCGCGGCAGCCGCCGTCTACCGTGCAGATCGGGTACTCGGCGGTGAATTCCTCACGATGCAGCAGGTCGCTGATGCCGTGAGTGCGATCGTCGAGACGAGCAAGGACAAGATCAATCGCTACTCTGCAGAACTCCGTGAGGAGTATCGCGAGCGAGCGAAGACTGACGCCCCGAGCGTGCTTCGCGACCGAGGACGCATCACGGTACAGTGA
- a CDS encoding SWIM zinc finger family protein codes for MEDGLPHSCTCSADEHHQGACKHRVAVAIRTPVLEAARTAQRIHELQTSGVQATANPPAP; via the coding sequence ATCGAGGACGGGTTGCCCCACAGTTGTACGTGTTCAGCAGATGAACATCACCAGGGCGCGTGCAAACATCGGGTTGCAGTCGCAATTCGGACGCCCGTTCTCGAGGCTGCACGCACCGCACAGCGAATTCACGAACTGCAGACCAGCGGGGTGCAGGCCACAGCGAATCCACCGGCGCCGTGA